Part of the Streptococcaceae bacterium ESL0687 genome is shown below.
AAAGATCACTGATTTAGTAGCTGAAAACGAGTATAACGTAATGAGTATTCTTCAACTAAACAACAAAGAAGAGGGAACTACAATTTTAGAAATCCTTCTTGAGGGAAGCCTTAAAGAAGATGAAGTTCAAAGTAAATTTGAAGCAGCCGGCTTTAAGGTAGAGAGTGTTGAAAAAACCGAAGCTAAAGCCAACTAAATTTTAGTAAAAAAAGAAGCCTTAGGCTTCTTTTTTTGTTGCTTTCTAAGCAGATGATTAATATTTGATTCCTCTAATTGAAATAATAGAAATTCCAGATAGGAGAGCAAAGATAGCTGACATTAGGAAGATTGCTTGAAAACCAAAGGTATTGATGGCTATGGCTGCAAGAATTGGGGCCAAGGCTTGGGTCACAGTTGATCCAAGGTTATAAACACCTAGGAAGAAGGCGACCTTTTCTTTATCGGGAATAATTTTAAGATTTAAAAGATTATTAAGAGAGTTCCACACCCCAAGTCCCAAACCAGCTAGAAAAGCATAAACAAGGATTCCTGTTGCATCTTGAAAGAAGTAAATGGCTAGGGCTCCAAGTCCCATGAAAATGGTAGCTAGGGCAAGAGGAATTTTTAAAAATTTAGTTTTGTCGCAAAGGGGTCCTACAAAGAAGCCACATAAGATACCAAAGATAAGCATAATAATATTTAATTGCTGGACCGTTGATTTAACAACAGTATCACTTTGATTCATAAAGTCTGTCAGAATATAGAGGATATAGCTTGCAATCATGTAATTTGATGCACTCTGGAACATTTTTCCGGCTAGGGCCAGATAGTAGTCCCTTCCAATTGACCATTTAGGACAAACTGATTTGACTACTTCTCCAAATGATTCTTTTTCAATTTCCTGTTTGTGGTCTGGAAAATCGTCTAGATTAGATGGCTCCCGAACGATAAGAAGGGCAAGTAAGCAACCGATAAAGGTGATAATTCCAAAAACAGTAAAACCAAGTTGCAGCCTATGGAGAAAATAGACTCCTAGAACCGTGAATCCATTATTTCCAAGGGCCATACCAAGACCTCCGTAAGCAGAGGATGCTGTACCGCCTCCACCTTCTGGAGCCAGATCAAGCCAGGCCACCATGGGAGCTACAACAAAGTTTAAGGCAACCTGTCCAAGGATCCAGGTTGTTAAAAGAAGGGGTATACTTGTTGACATCCCAGCAATAATCATAAGAATCATAAAGCTTAAGGCGCCTCCAAAAATCCAAGGAGTTCTTTTACCGAAACGGGAGACAGTTCTGTCTGAAAGGGAACCTGCAACCATGTTTGAAATAGAGGCTGCAATCATAGAGGTAGTTGAAAAGAGGGCTACAAGACTTACCTTATGAGCTGAATCGAGTTCCTGAATGAGTGCTGGTAGGTAGAGGCTTGAGCAGACAGCATAGGGACCAAGCCAGGATGCGGGACCAACAACTAGTCCAGGTACTAGTCTTTTCAGAGGAACTGTTTTACTATCTAAATCTTTGGTTAGGGTAACTGCATTTTTCATAACTATCTCCTATAAGTTTGATACACGGTAGTAATCAAATTGACCACAAGACTTGTGCTGGTAAGAATCAACGCTTCCCATGAAGTTGACAAGGCCTGTAAAGCCTCCGATTTCTCCTGGAGTTCCGTTAACACCTTCGTCTGATAGATAGTCAACATCAAGGTCAGCCATAAGGACAACCCATTCGTCTTCTTCCTTGATGCGATAGAAGACTGTTGCTATAGCATTTTTATAAGCAATTTTCAGGCTAACTTCGCCCTCTGGAACAGCCACATTGTCATGGATGTATTCAATTCGTTCACCTAGTCTTGCCTGAGATAGGGAGAGCATAATCATGTCATATTGCTCGGAATAGGTCAGGTGGGCAAAGAGCCAATCATTGGCATCATAGTAGAGACCAAGCCCTGATTTTTGTGAGTAGTGGTCTGGCTTAAAGGTCAACCTTGTTTCAACTTCATAGTCAAATGAACTTGCTCTAGTTCCCATAATTGATGGAGTGACCTTAGAAAAGAGAGAATCACGCCCGTAAATCTCAAGTTTATTATTGACCTGCTTAACCCAGTCATTATTTTTAAAATGGTAAGGGGTCATAAAGCGTCCGCTGATTTCAGCTCCTCCAAAGTTTTCATTAATATCATCTTTTTGAGTAGATGGAAGAGTTACCTCATAAGGGATTTGGACAAATTCCTTTGCCAGATTTGAACCATCCTTCATTTCAAGCCATCCTTCATCTGTCCAGGTCATCTCTTGAATTGAGGTTTCACGTCCCAGGGGATTTAGGAGTTTTCCTTCAAGCGGACGACTCATTAGATGGAACATATACCATTCACCAGTTGGTGTTTGGACAAGGGAACCATGGCCAGATTTTTGTAATCTTGAGTGGGGATTGTACATCTCGAAGTGACCAGCATCAGGATCTCCCAGTGAGAAGAGGTGGGCAGGAGATGAGGTAAGAATTGGCTCCATTGAAGGGTGGGCCTCGTAAGGACCGAAGATATCTTTTGAGCGTCCGATTTCAACTCCGTGACCATAACCTGTTCCACCTGAGGCAAGGATTAGATAGTAGTAGCCATTACGTTTCCAGATATAAGGAGCTTCTACGCAACCTCTTGTAGTGAAACCGGAACTTACCCGTTTCCAGTCACCTATGATTTGACCATTTTCTGCATCGTATTCTGCAATGACAACTCGACCAGGAGACGGATAACCGACGCGCGATTCCCATTCAAGGACTGCTAGGTATTTTTTCCCGTCTTCATCATGAAAGAGAGAAGGATCAATTCCAATTGAAGTTACATATTGAGGTTCAGACCAAGGCCCCGTAATTTCATCAGCCCACATGGTGTAGGTGTTGGCATTAAATTCCCGTCCGCTCATATTAACCATCTGGCAGTAGGTCATCCAGAATTTTTTAGTCACCTCATCATAAGATAGGTTTGGCGCCCAAATCCCAGCAGGGGTATCAGTTCCCCGTAAATCAATTTCTCCTCCTGTAAGAACGTTTGTCACAAGTTCCCAGTTGGCTAAATCTTTTGAATGAAAGATGGGCACACCAGGTGTCCAGTGGAAGGTAGAAGTTGCTACATAGTAATCTTCTCCTACGCGGATAGCTGATGGGTCTGGAACCATTCCAGCCATGATTGGATTTTGGATAGTAGTCATAGTGTCTTTCCTCTTTTCTTTTTCGTTAAATCAACCAATAAAACTCTAAATATGATTAATATTTCTTCTATTGCTAGTGGTCCTGACTTTACTTATAATAAAGTTTGTTAAGGAGGTAGCAAATGTCAACTAAATTTGAATGTGTGGAACATAGTGAGATTCAGGATATTTACATATTCCTGGTTGAGATGAAGTATCGTAGTCCCCATCTACATAGCGATATTGAAATCATTTATCTCCTGCGTGGTAAAATGAATCTTACAACCAATGGTGAAAGTTTTGAGGTTTGCGCCGGCGAATTTGTTGCCCTAAACTCATGTCAATTACATGAATTTTCTTCCCAAGAAGGAGCTCTTTTATTAATATTTCAGATTTCCCCACAAAATTTTGAAGGATTTTTTCCGCAAATCAATGAACTCTTTTTTGACTCAAAACCAGTAATCCTTGATGGAAGCCAAGCAGCTACTAGGCTAAGAAAACACTTGTTTCTTGCCAGTCGTGCTCATTTTGAAGCCAGTGACTATTCACTCTTAGTTTGCCACGGCTACACCTCCCTAATCATTCATGATTTATTGGCAGTAGTTCCTTACGACCATAAATCTGAACGGGAACAAAATAAATCTCTTTATAAGCATGACCGGATTAATCAGATAAGCAACTATATAAATGCCCACTATCAGGAAAAACTACTTCTTTCTGATATTTCCAGTCATCTTTCCCTTTCAACTACCTACTTATCAAGGTTTTTTAGGGAAAATTTTGGAATTAGTTTTCAGGAATACCTAAATATTTTAAGGTGTGAACGGGCACGTTATTTACTGGCTAATACAGAAAATAATCTTCTAACCATCTGTGAATTATCAGGATTTTCAGATATCCGCTATTTAAATAAGGCTTTTAAAACCTTGTACGGAAAATCTCCCCGTGATTTTCGAAAGGAAAATCGCTGGCAGGAAGAAATTCAAGAGTTGGTTTCAGCTGCAAGTATTCGAGATGAGCAGGTTATTTACTCCCAAGAGCAATCTATAAGGGAATTAAGTAATTATGAGTAGGTTTAACAAGGCCTTCAAGCTTGAAGTTACAAGTTAAAGAAAACGCTTTCCTTAACTTGTTTCCAGAATATCCGAAATAGCTTTAACTTTCATGTACAATTTTGCCTAATTTAACAGACAATCTTGCCATCATCTTTATTTTGCAAAATTTATTTACTGGATTTTATTTTTAAATTTATGATTGAAAACTTAGATAAAAGTAGTGATTTTCAAGGGAAATAAGCTTGACAGCAAATCGTTAAAATGTTAATATTACTAACGGTACTTTTTACATTTGGTCTCTCGAAAGTGTACAGAGACGTGCTGACAAGTTGCAAGGTACACGCAAGCGCTACTCCGGTGGCGTGGGCAAGGAAGTCACCTTTTCTTGCCCGAAACTAACAAAACACACATTAAAAAAATAAGGAGTAAGTTAATAAAATGCCTACTATTAACCAATTGGTTCGCAAACCGCGTAAATCAAAAGTAGAAAAATCAAACTCACCAGCATTGAACATCGGATACAACAGCCGTAAAAAAGTTCAAACTAAACTTTCATCACCACAAAAACGTGGAGTAGCAACTCGTGTTGGTACTATGACACCTAAGAAACCTAACTCGGCTTTACGTAAGTATGCCCGTGTACGTCTTTCTAACCTTATCGAAGTTACTGCTTACATCCCAGGTATCGGACACAACCTACAAGAACACAGTGTTGTACTTATCCGTGGTGGACGTGTAAAAGACCTTCCAGGGGTACGTTACCACATCGTTCGTGGAGCACTTGATACTGCAGGTGTTGCTGACCGTAAACAAAGCCGTT
Proteins encoded:
- a CDS encoding MFS transporter, with the protein product MKNAVTLTKDLDSKTVPLKRLVPGLVVGPASWLGPYAVCSSLYLPALIQELDSAHKVSLVALFSTTSMIAASISNMVAGSLSDRTVSRFGKRTPWIFGGALSFMILMIIAGMSTSIPLLLTTWILGQVALNFVVAPMVAWLDLAPEGGGGTASSAYGGLGMALGNNGFTVLGVYFLHRLQLGFTVFGIITFIGCLLALLIVREPSNLDDFPDHKQEIEKESFGEVVKSVCPKWSIGRDYYLALAGKMFQSASNYMIASYILYILTDFMNQSDTVVKSTVQQLNIIMLIFGILCGFFVGPLCDKTKFLKIPLALATIFMGLGALAIYFFQDATGILVYAFLAGLGLGVWNSLNNLLNLKIIPDKEKVAFFLGVYNLGSTVTQALAPILAAIAINTFGFQAIFLMSAIFALLSGISIISIRGIKY
- a CDS encoding family 43 glycosylhydrolase yields the protein MTTIQNPIMAGMVPDPSAIRVGEDYYVATSTFHWTPGVPIFHSKDLANWELVTNVLTGGEIDLRGTDTPAGIWAPNLSYDEVTKKFWMTYCQMVNMSGREFNANTYTMWADEITGPWSEPQYVTSIGIDPSLFHDEDGKKYLAVLEWESRVGYPSPGRVVIAEYDAENGQIIGDWKRVSSGFTTRGCVEAPYIWKRNGYYYLILASGGTGYGHGVEIGRSKDIFGPYEAHPSMEPILTSSPAHLFSLGDPDAGHFEMYNPHSRLQKSGHGSLVQTPTGEWYMFHLMSRPLEGKLLNPLGRETSIQEMTWTDEGWLEMKDGSNLAKEFVQIPYEVTLPSTQKDDINENFGGAEISGRFMTPYHFKNNDWVKQVNNKLEIYGRDSLFSKVTPSIMGTRASSFDYEVETRLTFKPDHYSQKSGLGLYYDANDWLFAHLTYSEQYDMIMLSLSQARLGERIEYIHDNVAVPEGEVSLKIAYKNAIATVFYRIKEEDEWVVLMADLDVDYLSDEGVNGTPGEIGGFTGLVNFMGSVDSYQHKSCGQFDYYRVSNL
- a CDS encoding AraC family transcriptional regulator, giving the protein MSTKFECVEHSEIQDIYIFLVEMKYRSPHLHSDIEIIYLLRGKMNLTTNGESFEVCAGEFVALNSCQLHEFSSQEGALLLIFQISPQNFEGFFPQINELFFDSKPVILDGSQAATRLRKHLFLASRAHFEASDYSLLVCHGYTSLIIHDLLAVVPYDHKSEREQNKSLYKHDRINQISNYINAHYQEKLLLSDISSHLSLSTTYLSRFFRENFGISFQEYLNILRCERARYLLANTENNLLTICELSGFSDIRYLNKAFKTLYGKSPRDFRKENRWQEEIQELVSAASIRDEQVIYSQEQSIRELSNYE
- the rpsL gene encoding 30S ribosomal protein S12 translates to MPTINQLVRKPRKSKVEKSNSPALNIGYNSRKKVQTKLSSPQKRGVATRVGTMTPKKPNSALRKYARVRLSNLIEVTAYIPGIGHNLQEHSVVLIRGGRVKDLPGVRYHIVRGALDTAGVADRKQSRSKYGTKRPKA